Proteins from a genomic interval of Rosa chinensis cultivar Old Blush chromosome 2, RchiOBHm-V2, whole genome shotgun sequence:
- the LOC112186269 gene encoding probable LRR receptor-like serine/threonine-protein kinase At1g56130 has product MSGSASPSVLVLFLCISGVAQAQVSAPAPAPQPQATNATTDPSQARVLNSVFEKWKIRADPKQWNTTGDPCSGAAIDSTSHSTKFDDPAYNPFIICDCSYQSGTICHITQLKVQNLGVVGVIPDELWSLTSLTNLNLERNSLTGPLSAAIANLTGLQYFTIGINDLSGEIPKELGQLTELRSLAFGRNNFSGSLPSELGNLFKLQQLYVDSCGVSGEIPPTFADLQNLEIFSARNVELSGRIPDFVGNWSKLTTLRFQGNSFEGPIPFAFSNLTSMKELRISDLSNANGSSSLAFIENMKALNILELRNNNISDSIPSDFGVYQSLSQLDLSFNNLTGQIPDSLFNLSSLSILFLGNNKLNGTLPKYKTASLLNIDLSYNYLDGSIPSWVKEEKLQLNLVANNFSIESLQSSGLPSGLACLQRNFPCNRGPGIYYNFGINCGGPEITSSSDGIVYEKENEPLGPASYFVTGTTRWGVSNVGYFAGSTNAQYTSFSLSQFTNTFDSVLFQTARLSASSIRYFGLGLENGKYTVNLKFAEHVILAATTGKFLGRRLFDIYIQGILVSKDFDILKEAGMSSFGAVQKPYTARVSENYLEIHLFWAGKGTCCIPERGTYGPAIAAISATPDFIPTVSNSLPTSKKNRTGLIVGIVVGGGVLLVLLFVAFYLIQRRKRSDPDDDEERYGIDVGPLTFGYPELKTATNDFDEAHKLGEGGFGPVYRGTLSDGRVIAVKQLSAASHQGKNQFVTEIATISAVQHNNLVKLYGFCTEGVKRLLVYEYLENNSLDQALFGERCLNLDWSTRFNICLGIARGLTYLHEESRVRIVHRDVKASNILLDTNLIPKISDFGLAKLFDEKKTHISTHVAGTIGYLAPEYAMRGHLTEKTDVFAFGVLALEIVSGRPNSDPSLGEEMTYLLEWAWQLHENRRAVELVDSRLSEFNEEEAQRIIKIGLLCTQTSPMLRPSMSRVVGMLSGDMEVTTVTSKPGYLTDWKFDDLTTVTSLTELDGVSIVTNMTDIYDD; this is encoded by the exons ATGTCAGGAAGTGCCTCCCCATCAGTTTTGGTCTTATTTTTGTGCATCTCTGGTGTAGCACAAGCTCAAGTTTCTGCTCCTGCTCCTGCTCCTCAACCTCAAGCTACTAATGCCACCACTGACCCATCTCAAG CAAGAGTTTTGAATTCAGTGTTTGAGAAATGGAAGATTCGGGCCGATCCAAAGCAATGGAACACAACCGGAGACCCATGCAGTGGAGCTGCCATAGACTCCACCAGTCACTCCACCAAATTTGATGACCCCGCTTACAACCCCTTTATCATATGTGACTGCTCTTATCAATCCGGCACCATTTGCCACATTACCCAACT GAAAGTTCAGAACTTGGGAGTTGTTGGTGTAATTCCAGACGAGTTATGGAGTTTGACTTCCCTCACCAATCT GAATTTGGAAAGGAATTCCCTGACAGGACCTCTCTCTGCAGCCATTGCAAATCTAACTGGCTTGCAATACTT TACTATTGGCATCAACGATTTATCAGGCGAGATACCAAAAGAACTTGGACAACTTACTGAACTGAGATCATT GGCTTTTGGGAGAAACAACTTTTCGGGTTCTCTGCCATCTGAGCTAgggaatttattcaaattacaACAGCT TTACGTTGATAGTTGTGGAGTTAGCGGTGAGATTCCACCAACATTTGCTGATCTACAAAACTTGGAGATTTT TTCGGCTAGAAACGTTGAACTCTCAGGCAGGATACCAGACTTCGTAGGGAATTGGTCAAAGCTTACTACCTT GAGGTTTCAAGGAAACTCTTTCGAAGGTCCTATACCATTTGCATTTTCCAATCTGACTTCTATGAAAGAGCT ACGCATTAGTGATTTGTCGAATGCCAATGGGAGCTCTTCTCTTGCATTTATTGAGAATATGAAGGCTCTAAATATCTT AGAGCTGAGGAATAACAATATTTCTGATTCAATTCCTTCCGATTTTGGAGTATACCAAAGTTTGTCGCAGCT GGATTTGAGCTTCAACAATTTAACTGGACAGATACCAGACTCACTCTTTAATTTGAGTTCTCTCTCCATCTT GTTTCTTGGAAACAATAAGTTGAATGGCACCCTTCCCAAGTATAAGACAGCATCTCTTCTCAATAT AGATTTGTCGTACAATTATCTAGATGGGAGCATTCCTTCTTGggtcaaagaagaaaaattacagCT TAATTTAGTTGCCAACAACTTCAGCATAGAAAGTTTACAGAGCAG tGGTCTTCCTTCAGGGTTGGCTTGCCTTCAAAGAAACTTTCCTTGCAATCGTGGCCCTGGAATCT ATTATAATTTTGGGATTAATTGTGGAGGACCTGAGATTACGTCTTCGTCCGATGGGATTGTGTATGAGAAGGAAAATGAGCCCCTTGGACCAGCTTCATATTTTGTGACTGGCACAACCAGATGGGGAGTTAGCAATGTCGGATATTTCGCTGGCAGTACCAATGCTCAGTATACAAGTTTCTCCTTATCTCAATTCACAAATACTTTTGATTCTGTGCTATTCCAGACTGCAAGGCTCTCTGCTTCATCAATTAGATACTTTGGCTTGGGGCTTGAGAATGGTAAATACACCGTGAACCTCAAGTTTGCAGAACATGTCATTCTGGCTGCTACTACCGGGAAATTTCTTGGGAGACGTCTTTTTGATATTTATATCCAG GGCATTCTGGTATCAAAGGATTTTGATATACTAAAGGAGGCAGGTATGTCATCTTtcggagctgttcagaagccaTACACGGCTCGTGTTTCGGAGAACTACCTTGAAATCCATCTGTTTTGGGCTGGAAAGGGGACTTGCTGTATACCTGAGCGGGGTACTTATGGACCTGCTATTGCAGCCATCAGTGCTACACCGG ATTTCATACCTACTGTCAGTAACAGCCTTCCAACTAGTAAGAAGAATAGAACTGGGCTGATTGTTGGGATTGTTGTGGGTGGTGGAGTACTTTTGGTTCTGTTGTTTGTGGCTTTTTATCttattcaaagaagaaaaaggtcTGACCCTGATGATGACGAAG AGCGGTATGGGATAGATGTTGGACCACTTACTTTTGGTTATCCTGAACTAAAGACAGCTACAAATGACTTTGATGAAGCTCATAAGCTTGGAGAGGGAGGATTTGGACCTGTCTATAGA GGAACACTTAGTGATGGAAGAGTAATTGCTGTGAAGCAATTGTCTGCAGCATCCCACCAAGGAAAGAACCAGTTTGTAACTGAGATTGCCACTATATCTGCTGTGCAACACAATAACCTGGTAAAGTTGTACGGATTCTGCACTGAGGGTGTTAAAAGGCTCCTTGTCTATGAGTATCTGGAGAACAACAGTCTTGATCAAGCATTATTTG GAGAGAGATGTTTAAATCTTGATTGGTCAACACGTTTTAATATATGCTTGGGCATAGCTAGAGGTTTAACTTATCTTCATGAAGAATCAAGGGTTCGAATTGTACACAGAGATGTGAAGGCCAGTAATATTCTGCTTGACACTAATCTCATCCCCAAGATATCGGATTTTGGTTTGGCTAAGCTTTTTGATGAGAAAAAGACCCACATAAGTACCCATGTTGCGGGAACAAT TGGGTATCTTGCACCTGAATATGCCATGCGTGGACACCTTACAGAGAAGACTGATGTCTTTGCCTTTGGTGTTCTGGCTCTTGAAATTGTTAGTGGTAGGCCAAATTCTGATCCGAGTTTGGGTGAAGAAATGACTTATCTTCTCGAATGG GCTTGGCAATTGCATGAAAACAGACGGGCAGTTGAACTAGTGGACTCTAGATTATCTGAATTCAATGAGGAAGAAGCACAACGAataatcaaaataggacttttGTGCACTCAAACATCACCAATGCTACGACCATCCATGTCCCGTGTAGTGGGAATGCTTTCAGGAGATATGGAAGTGACAACAGTAACTTCAAAGCCCGGTTACTTGACAGACTGGAAGTTTGATGATTTAACTACAGTCACCAGCCTAACAGAACTGGACGGTGTAAGTATTGTCACCAACATGACTGATATATATGACGACTAG